A stretch of the Lolium rigidum isolate FL_2022 unplaced genomic scaffold, APGP_CSIRO_Lrig_0.1 contig_56364_1, whole genome shotgun sequence genome encodes the following:
- the LOC124681791 gene encoding uncharacterized protein LOC124681791, producing MDTTEPKRPRHAPAPAPRTIADMAPEILLRLPPDDPAYLARAALVCKPWRRLLTSKAFLGRYRAFHRTPPMLGFVLNLKEHFGGMTRFFPTFTFRPAAPDHPGMSVLDARHGRVLLKTAMDELLVVWDPVTGEEWKVPEVPVFALGFNAAVVCAAAGCDHLDCHGGPFRVAFVGSDDHGYTFACTYSSETGAWSQRIEIEEPAFVNDRPSVLVGNTVYFTCDPYNNFKIVGYNIVAQELTVIWPPSQHEYYSCTVIVKAEDATLGFAGVQNGRLYLWSMKADPGGDVEWVQRRVIQHKTMLRTRGLTNPPEVVGFADGPGLIFVRAGNTVFSMELKSGHVRQVHTCRSKNYEVIVVPYMSFYTPGHAMGRLPSP from the exons ATGGACACGACCGAGCCGAAGCGGCCTCGACACGCGCCGGCCCCGGCGCCACGGACAATCGCCGACATGGCCccggagatcctcctccgcctcccgccagACGACCCCGCGTACCTCGCTCGCGCCGCCCTCGTCTGCAAACCATGGCGTCGCCTCCTCACCAGCAAGGCCTTCCTCGGCAGGTACCGCGCGTTCCATCGAACACCACCCATGCTCGGCTTCGTCCTCAACCTGAAGGAGCACTTCGGCGGCATGACCCGCTTCTTCCCGACATTCACCTTCCGCCCCGCCGCCCCCGACCACCCCGGCATGAGCGTGCTCGACGCCCGCCATGGCCGCGTGCTCCTTAAAACCGCTATGGACGAGCTCCTCGTCGTCTGGGACCCTGTCACGGGCGAAGAGTGGAAGGTCCCCGAGGTGCCGGTCTTCGCGCTCGGCTTCAACGCGGCGGTGGTCTGCGCCGCTGCCGGCTGCGACCACCTCGACTGCCACGGTGGCCCCTTCCGTGTCGCCTTCGTGGGCTCTGACGACCACGGTTACACCTTCGCTTGCACCTACTCCTCCGAGACCGGTGCGTGGAGCCAGCGAATTGAGATTGAGGAGCCGGCGTTCGTCAACGATCGGCCTAGCGTCCTTGTGGGGAACACAGTCTACTTCACCTGCGATCCCTACAACAACTTCAAGATCGTCGGGTACAACATCGTCGCGCAGGAACTCACGGTGATCTGGCCGCCTTCCCAGCACGAGTACTACTCTTGCACTGTCATCGTGAAAGCTGAGGATGCCACACTGGGTTTCGCCGGAGTGCAGAATGGCAGGCTCTACCTGTGGTCGATGAAGGCCGATCCTGGCGGAGATGTGGAATGGGTGCAGCGCAGAGTTATACAGCACAAGACGATGCTCCGTACTCGCGGCCTCACGAATCCACCTGAGGTCGTTGGCTTCGCCGATGGCCCTGGCCTCATTTTCGTGAGGGCAGGTAACACAGTGTTCTCCATGGAGCTCAAGTCAGGCCATGTCCGTCAGGTACACACCTGCAGGTCAAAAAACTACGAAGTCATTGTAGTCCCCTACATGAGCTTCTACACTCCAG GTCATGCTATGGGCAGACTGCCATCGCCATGA